A DNA window from Equus przewalskii isolate Varuska chromosome 12, EquPr2, whole genome shotgun sequence contains the following coding sequences:
- the RHBDL1 gene encoding rhomboid-related protein 1 isoform X6 → MDRSSLLQLIQEQQLDPENTGFIGADTFTGLVHSHELPLDPAKLDMLVALAQSNEQGQVCYQELVDLVSATISSKRSSSFKRAIANGQRALPRDGLLDEPGLGVYKRFVRYVAYEILPREVDRHWYFYRHRSCPPPVFMASVTLAQIVVFLCYGARLNKWVLQTYHPEYMRSPLVYHPSHRARAWRFLTYMFMHVGLEQLGFNALLQLMIGVPLEMVHGLLRISLLYLAGVLAGSLTVSITDMRAPVVGGSGGVYALCSAHLANVVMNWAGMRCPYKLLRMVLALVCMSSEVGRAVWLRFSPPLPASGPQPSFMAHLAGAVVGVSMGLTILRSYEERLRDQCGWWVVLLAYGTFLLFAIFWNIFAYDLLGAHIPPPP, encoded by the exons ATGGACAGGAGCTCGCTGCTGCAGCTTATCCAGGAGCAG cagctGGATCCTGAGAACACAGGCTTCATCGGAGCTGACACCTTCACTGGCCTGGTGCACAGCCATGAGCTGCCCCTGGACCCGGCCAAGCTGGACATGCTGGTGGCCCTGGCCCAGAGCAACGAGCAGGGCCAGGTCTGCTACCAGGAGCTGGTGGACCTGGTCAGTGCCACG ATCAGCAGCAAGCGCTCAAGCAGCTTCAAGCGAGCCATCGCCAACGGGCAGCGGGCACTGCCCCGGGACGGGCTGCTGGACGAGCCAGGCCTGGGTGTCTACAAGCGGTTTGTGCGCTACGTGGCCTACGAGATCCTGCCCCGAGAGGTGGACCGCCACTGGTACTTTTACCGGCACCGCAGCTGCCCGCCCCCCGTGTTTATGGCCTCGGTCACCTTGGCCCAG ATCGTTGTGTTCCTGTGCTACGGGGCCCGCCTCAACAAGTGGGTGCTGCAGACCTACCACCCTGAGTACATGAGGAGCCCCCTCGTGTACCACCCCAGCCACCGTGCCCGGGCCTGGCGTTTCCTCACCTACATGTTTATGCACGTCGG GCTGGAGCAGCTGGGGTTCAACGCACTCCTGCAGCTGATGATCGGGGTGCCCCTGGAGATGGTGCATGGCCTGCTCCGCATCAGCCTGCTCTACCTGGCCGGCGTGCTGGCAG GCTCCCTGACCGTCTCTATTACCGACATGCGGGCCCCTGTGGTGGGGGGCTCCGGCGGGGTCTACGCCCTGTGCTCAGCACACCTGGCCAACGTTGTCATG AACTGGGCTGGGATGAGGTGTCCCTACAAGCTGCTGAGGATGGTGCTGGCCCTGGTGTGCA TGAGCTCCGAGGTGGGCCGGGCTGTGTGGCTGCGCTTCTCCCCACCACTGCCTGCCTCGGGGCCGCAGCCCAGCTTCATGGCGCACCTGGCAGGCGCTGTGGTGGGAGTGAGCATGGGCCTGACCATCCTGCGCAGCTACGAGGAGCGCCTGAGGGACCAGTGTGGCTGGTGGGTGGTGCTGCTCGCCTACGGCACCTTCCTGCTCTTCGCCATCTTCTGGAACATCTTCGCCTACGACCTGCTGGGGGCCCACATCCCCCCACCGCCCTGA
- the RHBDL1 gene encoding rhomboid-related protein 1 isoform X12 — translation MDRSSLLQLIQEQQLDPENTGFIGADTFTGLVHSHELPLDPAKLDMLVALAQSNEQGQVCYQELVDLIVVFLCYGARLNKWVLQTYHPEYMRSPLVYHPSHRARAWRFLTYMFMHVGLEQLGFNALLQLMIGVPLEMVHGLLRISLLYLAGVLAGSLTVSITDMRAPVVGGSGGVYALCSAHLANVVMNWAGMRCPYKLLRMVLALVCMSSEVGRAVWLRFSPPLPASGPQPSFMAHLAGAVVGVSMGLTILRSYEERLRDQCGWWVVLLAYGTFLLFAIFWNIFAYDLLGAHIPPPP, via the exons ATGGACAGGAGCTCGCTGCTGCAGCTTATCCAGGAGCAG cagctGGATCCTGAGAACACAGGCTTCATCGGAGCTGACACCTTCACTGGCCTGGTGCACAGCCATGAGCTGCCCCTGGACCCGGCCAAGCTGGACATGCTGGTGGCCCTGGCCCAGAGCAACGAGCAGGGCCAGGTCTGCTACCAGGAGCTGGTGGACCTG ATCGTTGTGTTCCTGTGCTACGGGGCCCGCCTCAACAAGTGGGTGCTGCAGACCTACCACCCTGAGTACATGAGGAGCCCCCTCGTGTACCACCCCAGCCACCGTGCCCGGGCCTGGCGTTTCCTCACCTACATGTTTATGCACGTCGG GCTGGAGCAGCTGGGGTTCAACGCACTCCTGCAGCTGATGATCGGGGTGCCCCTGGAGATGGTGCATGGCCTGCTCCGCATCAGCCTGCTCTACCTGGCCGGCGTGCTGGCAG GCTCCCTGACCGTCTCTATTACCGACATGCGGGCCCCTGTGGTGGGGGGCTCCGGCGGGGTCTACGCCCTGTGCTCAGCACACCTGGCCAACGTTGTCATG AACTGGGCTGGGATGAGGTGTCCCTACAAGCTGCTGAGGATGGTGCTGGCCCTGGTGTGCA TGAGCTCCGAGGTGGGCCGGGCTGTGTGGCTGCGCTTCTCCCCACCACTGCCTGCCTCGGGGCCGCAGCCCAGCTTCATGGCGCACCTGGCAGGCGCTGTGGTGGGAGTGAGCATGGGCCTGACCATCCTGCGCAGCTACGAGGAGCGCCTGAGGGACCAGTGTGGCTGGTGGGTGGTGCTGCTCGCCTACGGCACCTTCCTGCTCTTCGCCATCTTCTGGAACATCTTCGCCTACGACCTGCTGGGGGCCCACATCCCCCCACCGCCCTGA
- the RHBDL1 gene encoding rhomboid-related protein 1 isoform X9, which produces MDRSSLLQLIQEQLDPENTGFIGADTFTGLVHSHELPLDPAKLDMLVALAQSNEQGQVCYQELVDLISSKRSSSFKRAIANGQRALPRDGLLDEPGLGVYKRFVRYVAYEILPREVDRHWYFYRHRSCPPPVFMASVTLAQIVVFLCYGARLNKWVLQTYHPEYMRSPLVYHPSHRARAWRFLTYMFMHVGLEQLGFNALLQLMIGVPLEMVHGLLRISLLYLAGVLAGSLTVSITDMRAPVVGGSGGVYALCSAHLANVVMNWAGMRCPYKLLRMVLALVCMSSEVGRAVWLRFSPPLPASGPQPSFMAHLAGAVVGVSMGLTILRSYEERLRDQCGWWVVLLAYGTFLLFAIFWNIFAYDLLGAHIPPPP; this is translated from the exons ATGGACAGGAGCTCGCTGCTGCAGCTTATCCAGGAGCAG ctGGATCCTGAGAACACAGGCTTCATCGGAGCTGACACCTTCACTGGCCTGGTGCACAGCCATGAGCTGCCCCTGGACCCGGCCAAGCTGGACATGCTGGTGGCCCTGGCCCAGAGCAACGAGCAGGGCCAGGTCTGCTACCAGGAGCTGGTGGACCTG ATCAGCAGCAAGCGCTCAAGCAGCTTCAAGCGAGCCATCGCCAACGGGCAGCGGGCACTGCCCCGGGACGGGCTGCTGGACGAGCCAGGCCTGGGTGTCTACAAGCGGTTTGTGCGCTACGTGGCCTACGAGATCCTGCCCCGAGAGGTGGACCGCCACTGGTACTTTTACCGGCACCGCAGCTGCCCGCCCCCCGTGTTTATGGCCTCGGTCACCTTGGCCCAG ATCGTTGTGTTCCTGTGCTACGGGGCCCGCCTCAACAAGTGGGTGCTGCAGACCTACCACCCTGAGTACATGAGGAGCCCCCTCGTGTACCACCCCAGCCACCGTGCCCGGGCCTGGCGTTTCCTCACCTACATGTTTATGCACGTCGG GCTGGAGCAGCTGGGGTTCAACGCACTCCTGCAGCTGATGATCGGGGTGCCCCTGGAGATGGTGCATGGCCTGCTCCGCATCAGCCTGCTCTACCTGGCCGGCGTGCTGGCAG GCTCCCTGACCGTCTCTATTACCGACATGCGGGCCCCTGTGGTGGGGGGCTCCGGCGGGGTCTACGCCCTGTGCTCAGCACACCTGGCCAACGTTGTCATG AACTGGGCTGGGATGAGGTGTCCCTACAAGCTGCTGAGGATGGTGCTGGCCCTGGTGTGCA TGAGCTCCGAGGTGGGCCGGGCTGTGTGGCTGCGCTTCTCCCCACCACTGCCTGCCTCGGGGCCGCAGCCCAGCTTCATGGCGCACCTGGCAGGCGCTGTGGTGGGAGTGAGCATGGGCCTGACCATCCTGCGCAGCTACGAGGAGCGCCTGAGGGACCAGTGTGGCTGGTGGGTGGTGCTGCTCGCCTACGGCACCTTCCTGCTCTTCGCCATCTTCTGGAACATCTTCGCCTACGACCTGCTGGGGGCCCACATCCCCCCACCGCCCTGA